cacgtgtcagatgattcgtaatcaagagactccaaaagtccatctgcatggagcttcttcaggtgcttgacaccaatgtgaccaaggcggtagtgccacaagtatgtgggactatcgttatcaactttacatcttttggtattcacactatgaatatgtgtaacatcacgttcgagattcatcaaaaataaaccattgaccagcggggcatgaccataaaacatatctgtcaaataaacagaacaaccattattctcggatttaaatgagtagccatctcgaattaaacgagatccagatacaatgttcatgctcaaagctggcactaaataacaattattgaggtttaaaactaatcccgtgggtagatgcagaggtagcgtgccgacggcgatcacatcgaccttggaaccattccggacgcgcatcgtcacctcgtccttcgcctgtctccgtttattccgtagttcctgttttgagttacaaatatgagcaaccgcaccggtatcaaatacccaggagctactacgagtactggtaaggtacacatcaattacatgtatatcacatatacctttggtgttgccggccttcttcttgtccgctaagtatttggggcagttccgcttccagtgaccacttcccttgcaataaaagcactcagtctcgggcttgggtccattctttgacttcttcccggtaactggtttaccgggcgcggcaactcccttgccgtccttcttgaagttcttcttacccttgcccttcttgaacttagtggttttattcaccatcaacacttgatgttcttttctgatctctacctcagctgatttcagcattgaatatacctcaggaatggtcttttccatcccctgcatattgaagttcatcacaaagctcttgtagcttggtggaagcgactggaggattctattaatgaccgcgtcatccgggagattgactcccagctgagacaagcggttatgcaacccagacattctgagtatgtgctcactaacagaactgttctcctccattttacagctgaagaacttgtcggagacatcatatctctcgacccgggcatgagcttgaaaaaccagtttcagctccttgaacatctcgtatgctccatgtttctcgaaacgcttttggagacccggttctaagctgtaaagcatgccgcactgaacgagggagtaatcatcagcacgtgattgccaagcgttcataacgtcttggttctttgggattggtgcttcacctagcggtgcttctaagacataatctttcttggctactatgaggatgatcctcaggttccggacccagtccgtatagttgctgccatcatctttcagcttggttttctctaggaacgcgttgaaattgaggacaacgttggccattagatttacaagacatagtgtaaagattttagactaagttcatgataattaagttcatctaatcaaattatttaatgaactcccactcagatagatatccctctcgtcatctaagtgaaacatgatccgagtttaactaggtcgtgtccgatcatcacgtgagacggactagtcaagatcggtgaacatctccatgttgatcgtatcttctatacgactcatgcttgacctttcggtcctccgtgttccgaggccatgtctgtacatgctaggctcgtcaaatcaacctaagtgtattgcgtgtgttccgaggccatgtctgtacatgctaggctcgtcaacacccgttgtattcgaacgttagaatctatcacacccgatcatcacgtggtgcttcgaaacaacgaaccttcgcaacggtgcacagttagggtgaacactttcttgaaattattataagggatcatcttacttactaccgtcgttctaagcaaataagatgcaaaacatgataaacatcacatgcaatcaaatagtgacatgatatggccaatatcattatgctcctttgatctccatcttcggggcaccatgatcatcttcgtcaccggcatgacaccatgatctccatcattgtgtcttcatgaagtcgtcacgccaacgattacttctacttctatggctaacgagtttagcaacaaagtaaagtaatttacatggcgttattcaatgacacgcgggtcatgcaaaataataaagacaactcctatggctcctgccggttgtcatactcatcgacatgcaagtcgtgattcctattacaagaatatgatcaatctcatacatcacatatatcattcatcacatcttctggccatatcacatcacatagcacttgctgcaaaaaaaagttagacgtcctctaattgttgttgcaaggttttacgtggtttgtaggtttctagcaagaacgttttcttacctacgtatgaccacaacgtgatttgccaatttctatttacccttcataaggacccttttcatcgaatccgttccgactaaagtaggagagacagacacccgctagccaccatatgcaactagtgcatgtcagtcggtggaacctgtctcacgtaagcgtacgtgtaaggtcggtccgggccgcttcatcctacaatgccaccgaaacaagaaacgactagtagcggcaagaagaattggcaaactcaacgcccacaactgctttgtgttctactcgtacatagtaactacgcataggcctggctctgataccactgttgggaatcgtagcataatttaaaatttttctatgctcaccaagatgcatctatggagtctactagcaacgaggggaaaggagtgcatctacatacccttgtagatcgcgagcggaagcgttccaatgaacgtggatgacggagtcgtactcgccgtgatccaaatcactgatgaccgagtgccgaacggacggcacctccgcgttcaacacacgtacggtgcagcgacgtctcctccttcttgatccagcaagggggaaggagaggttgatggagatccagcagcacgacggcgtggtggtggatgtagcgggtctcggcagggctttgccaagcttctgcgagagagagagagaggtgttgcaggggaggagggaggcgcccaaggctgtatgttgctgccctccctccccccccccccctttatataggccccctgggggggcgccggcctagggagatgggatctccaaggggggggcggcggccaaaggggggaaggggtgcttTGCCCCCGAAGGCAAGGGGaaagctccccccctagggttcccaaccctaggcgcatgggggaaggcccaaggggggcgccccagcccactaagggctggttcccttccactttcagcccacggggccctccgggataggtggccccacccggtggacccccgggacccttccggtggtcccggtacaataccggtaacccccgaaaatttcccggtggccgaaacttgacttcctatatataattcttcacctccggaccattccggaacctctcgtgacgtccgggatctcattcgggactccgaacaacttttgggtttccgcatacacatatctctacaaccctagtgtcaccgaaccttaagtgtgtagaccctacgggttcgggagacatgcagacatgaccgagacgcctctcgggtcaataaccaacagcgggatctggatacccatgttggctcccacatgttccacgatgatctcatcggatgaaccacggtgtcgaggattcaatcaatccgtatgcaattccctttgtcaatcggtatgttacttgcccgagattcgatcgtcggtatcccaataccttgttcaatctcgttaccggcaagtctctttactcgtaccgcaatgcatgatcccgtgactaactccttagtcacattgagctcattatgatgatgcattgccgagtgggcccagagatacctctccgtcacacggagtgacaaatcccagtctcgatccgtgccaacccaacagacactttcggagatacccgtagtgcacatttatagtcacccagttacgttgtgacgtttggcacacccaaagcactcctacggtatccgggagttgcacgatctcatggtctaaggaaaagatacttgacattggaaaagctctagcaaacgaaactacacgatcttttatgctatgcttaggattgggtcttgtccatcacatcattctcctaatgatgtgatcccgttatcaatgacatccaatgtccatagtcaggaaaccatgactatctgttgatcaacgagctagtcaactagaggcttactagggacacgttgtggtctatgtattcacacatgtattacgatttccggacaatacaattatagcatgaataatagacaattaccatgaacaaagaaatataataataaccatttattattgcctctagggcatatttccaacagaagcCACCTCCGCAACTGCTGCACCCACCTATCTGAATCTTTGACATGTCAACCCCTCCGGACTGATCACAAGTGACGGGGGTCGCCAAAAAGATTTTAGGCAACATATTGGGCCACCATAGGTGACATTCTGGGGCATCACCGAACACGATCACTGGTGACACTTTTTGATCCATCACCTAATATGCCAACTTGCATGGCGAAAAAAGTGGTACCGTCAAAATTTGATTTTCTATGATGGCGCTTCAGTGACGATGGGCGCGGCGATCGGAAAATGTCGCCAGTGTATTTTCCATGGTAATAACGGCTTGTACATGACACAAGTGAAGCGTCACAAAATAGAGCAAAGTTTGTAGTGGAATCAGTGAGATGATAGCATAATTTTGATTGGAGATGTCAACAGAACCTAGACAAAAACCATGGACAATGGCTTAAACCAGAAACTTCAGAACCGGCCAGAACATTTTAAAGAACAGAATGGAAAATCCAGAACCAGGCGTAGAGTTAGATTTAGAGGAAGCAACTACATCATCTATTTCAGACATAGACAAGGGAACCATAAGCTCAGCATTTTCATTAGGGGAAACCATGCTGGCAGCAGCCCAGAGATGAGGAGGGATTAAGAGGCCCGAGGGTGGTTGCTAAGTAATGATGGAGGAAAAGAAGGAGCAAATGTGCTCCAAAATAATGATCGGGTTAGCCATAACCTCTCTGTAATTGACTAGACGCAAGATAGAATAACGTCGATGCCTCATGTTTGCAATAGCAAAAAGGTACACAGTAGTGGTGTCACCGTTAAGAATCCAAGAGAGACGGACACATTGTCGCCAGTAAGTCTCCGCCTGTTTGTGAAGCTCCGTCAAGGACACCTCAACCGCATAGTGTTAGGCCCAAACAGAAGCCTATACATCCACCGAATTAGCCAAGGGCCTTAATTTGGTAAGACGGGGCAGCCTTGTCCCTGCGTGCCTAGACAGCAAGGTTGGCACCCCAACCTTTTAGGAACTTCCTATTTTTTCTGAGTAGAAGCGCCAATAATCAAGAGGGCCAAAGGAACAATGAGCCATAGAGAGTAAGTGGGAGATTTTACCCAAGATCAGCTCCGCAAGACCATCATGGAGCAGCCAAGAAGAGTCGAAGTGAAATCTATGCTCAAACCATGCAATAGAATCCCCAGAATCTAGGAGAAGGGGATAATGGTCACTCCCAATATGGGCATCAACCACGAGAGAAGAGCGAGGAAAGAGACAATCCCATTCAGGGAAAACAAGCACACGATCAAGCACAGAGCAAACCGGATCAAGCTGCTTGTTGGACCAAGTGTACCTGCCCCCGTCCTATTAATCTCCCAAAGAGTTGCATTGTTAGTGAGCTCCCAGAGGATTCTACAGGAGATAGATCCAATCTGGACGCCATCACATAGACATGGGTGGGAGATGGTCTCTAGATGTCTATCTGATCCTTCAAGCTCCTTCATGTCCCAAGCTCCTTGTTGGGCCTCCTAGGTCTCGGGGCAGGTTTGTTGCGGGCCTCGCTTTGGAGATGCCACCCCTGGTGTATTACACATCATTGTTCTCAAGGGATATAAAAGGAGATATTCCATGGTATTCTTTAAGGATGATTTGTTGCTAATTGATGAAAGTTAAACGAGGGTTAATAGAAAGTTAGAGTTGTGAACACAGACTTTGGAATCAAAAGGTTTAGGCTTATTAGAACTAAAACTGAGGACATGAGGTGCAATTTCAATACTACTAGGCACGAGGTGGAAGAGACTAGCCTTGATGGGTAGGTGGTACCACAGGAGGACACGTTTGGATATTTCGTGCCTGTGCCGCGGAAGGATGGTCATATCGATGAAGATGTGAGTCATCAAATAATAATTAGATGGATGAAGTGGGGCCAAGATTCGCGCATCCTTTATGACAGAGAGTGCCATAAAGTCAAAAGCAGGTCCTATATGACGACAGTTAGACCTATAATGTTCTATGGCGTTGAATGTTGGCCAACTGAAAGGGTACATGTCCAACCGTTAGGTGTAGCTGATGCATGTGTTGATATGAATATGTTGCCACACAAGAAAGGATCGGGTCCGAAATGATGATATACATGATAGAGTTGGGATAGCACTGATTCAAAAGAAGGTTTTCCAACCTCATTTGAGGTGGTTTGGGCATATACATCACAGGCCTCCAAAAATGCCAATGCATAGCGAATGGATTAAACTGTGACGATGATGTCAAGAAAGTTCGGGATATTCCAAGCTTGACATTATAAGAGTCCGTAAACAAAGATCTGAAGGACTAGAATGCCACCAAAGAACTAGCCATTGATAAGAGTGTGAAAGTTATCTATCCACGTGTTAGAACCATGAGTTGTTTCCAAGACGTTGCGGATTCTAACTCTGATTCACCTATGTTTGTTTGAGAATAAACGGTTTTCTTGTTATTGTTGTTATTATCTAGAGTATTCATATCCCACCTAAATGCCAATTTCATATGATTGGCTATTCGAGTAAAATGACTGATGACCGACAACCTAGCCCAGCAGAGATGGACAGCCACCAAGTTCCTCCCTATGGCACTCTAGTCATGATTCCGCCCTTCATTTTTGGGGATGTTGAAGCTTTATTGACCAACTGTGGCAACGATGCCTGACGAAATTCAAATAGGGGCAATGCTGGAGCAGTACTTTGCTGAACATACCTCTTGACCGAGGAAGCACTTCTCCTCCCTCTTAATGACTATCTGGTGGGGTTTGTGGGAAGAGTAGAATGACAGAACGTTTGACCAGAACGCTCCAATGACATAACTGCTGGTGGAAAGATCGTCTCGATGGGATAGCTGAATGGACACTTGCTGGCCGTCAGGGAGTGATGTGGACTGTTAATATGTAACTAGCCCAATACACGTGTATTGCAACGGGGCAACTTTATTCTAGTGTTTGAACGTGGGAAATTTGATTGGGTTGAGATAGGAACGGAATCCATAGGCAAATGTAAGGAGATATATGATGTGATTGAGATTATGTACGTGCAACTACATGATTTCTATCACCATAAACTTGGAGCTGGGGTTTGGTTTGAAAAAAAATAACGGAGATAATCACGTGGTTCGAAGAGCAATCGATGGAAGGGGACATGTATTATTCGGAGGGGTGGAAACCATGGAAGTGAAAAACTAACAAACTACTAGTAGGATGCCAGTGCATTGCTATAGGCTACAGtgcatataaataaataaaaaattatAAAGGTCGTCTCTAAGTTGAAGTTCATTTCTTCCTCATACGCCCGAACATCCAATCACCCCAAAATTCAACTGTCTGAATAGTCTTGGCTCCCCCAAATGCAGACCATATGGTTTTCTGGATTACCCATCATGTTATCCCCAACACGCGGGTCTAACACAAAAAACCCATGACATGGTGTTATAGGACGAATTTCTCACTGGAACCGTCTCCTTCCAAACTGGGTGACTCCCACCTCACCTTCGTCATGGCGCCCTCTCTCCTTCACCAAGAAGGAGTCCCCACTAACCGCCCCTCTGTCTGTCCTgatcccctcccccctccccccccggTTCGTGTCGATCCACCACTGTCATCAAGGGGGAGGAGACATGCACTGGTTCTACCACCACAAGTGCAAAGGCTCATGCAATGTAAGACTCCCGCCCAAACAATGTTGACACCTTCTCGCTTCACTCTTGTAGCCACCACATCCCTTCACTTTTTTCTCTCTATTCCAAGTGCCTCCTCAGATGCACAAACCGCAAGGCATTGTATTTGTCCTCCATGCATTGCAAGAGGTCCATACATATTTTAGTGGTGAAACATATACTTTTAAAATTCCCGTGCACATCGAGCAGCACTGTCAACTCTTTTCTACCACCAAATAACATTTGTTCTTCTTCCTCCACTATGCAAGGAGAATACCACCAACTAAATCTAGGATATTTCATATATGAGAAAATAAACATTACTGCTTGTAGTAGGAAAACATTGTCATTAGAGCAGTCTGGATTAGCACTAGTCGTTTAACTCTTTTACTTTTCTAACTATCTTAACCTATATGAGTACTTTTCTCCTTTTACATGATAGAGCCCATGCTAATCACATATAGCATCACATAGATTGTATCTAAATCATTAGACCACAAATTCGGCAAGTAAACTAAGGCTTGAAATGCATCATGGTCACCGGGTCAACAGATAGTGCCCATGGCCTCCCCATAGTAAATCTTTGCAGTAGGGACCTGGAAAATAAAATTTCTATCAAGATTATGCATAAAAAACATGGACTAAGATAACATGAATGGGGAAAGAGCCAGCCTGAGCAAGGATTCTTGGACCAATGGAAGCAATGAAAGGAACTAATAGTAAAATGGAGCAACAAGCATCTAACCAACAAATTCTAGCTAATGTTTCAACTTTATCCAGTAAGACCGCAGATTCTCTTTTCACATTTATTCCAAGGGTGTGTTCAGAGTTCTTTGGCTTTATATAGTTTTCAAATTACAAATCTCATAAATGTTCACACACTTGTTTGGTGAAACTCGGTGCTCGGTGGCATTGGAGAGCTAATGAGTTCCTCTCTATGTGGCGGACTGAACTTCAATAAAAGTTCACTCGCTATTTTTAGAAAAAGTTAAAGACAGAAGGCAACCTGAATTCCAACGACGTCATATAATGTGTGAAAACTCTGATTGAACAAACCCAAGCTGATGACATACAACAACAAAGCTAGAAAAAATAGTGAATCAATCAAGACATGCCCCTCCCCCCCAACACACATGTACACAAccaaaataataataaaatttaCATCTAGAAAGGGCGCCCGGTAGTAAATCAGAGCACCAACACAATTTCATAGGAGCAACTTATCTCGGCGGCAATCTATAATGAACGGTTAGTGCTCAGCAAGATGAATCTCTGCTTTGTAGATGAATCTTCTTTTTAAGAACTCCATTGTCCCAATCTCTGTACGAAATGATTGTATGAGTGTACATTGTAATGTGTAAATGGTAATGCTGATGCACAGTCCAATAGTTAATCTGCATGTACGTACATGTATATATCCACACCAACTTAAAAGGGAAATAGTTAGAACTTACCATCAAATGCCACTGAATTTGAAATAGTGCTGATATTCGATGACGGTAATGTAGGGAAATCTAATATTTTTTAATGGTCCAGCGTGAGATATACATCTTAGGTTTCGATGTTAGCTCACAAACTGTTGATTACAAAAGTCTCATCATCCCCAACACATCAATGATAATATATTGCACAATATTGGTTTGTAGATGTTTGCATACCTCCATCATGGAACCTGAATCCGTGTTTCATGTTCTAGTTTCGTGTTAAGCAAAGGGTCCAACACTACAAGTATGAGAATCAGTATCAAGAAGAACCTACACACTATTGGTTAAACATGTACAGCAAAATCACACGCTTCCTGGTCTTAGCAATTAGTATCTCATATATATCTTATCTCCAAATAAAATTAAAATATGCATGTATATCTTGTTTATCATGTCGGCATATGCATCAGCAAAGCTAGCCCCTAGAAGTTTACATATGATTAGTCTTAGGGTAGTTCATACAGAATAATTATGATGTGTCTTGAACTATGAGGCTGCTCTTATCACCAATTCACATTAAAAAGTGGATGAGCCACCTAAAATTTGAACATGAGATCTTATGTTGAACATGATATCCAGTTTGTAATTTAGAAGTTAGTGATCCAGTCCATAATCAAGCAAGGGAAAAGGAATCCCATAACCAAGCAATTGTGACAAATACGATGCATAGTTTTCGGACGCATGCAAATACGATGGGACACTCTGGTGGCTCTACCACTCAGGCAGTGTGGAATACTCTCTGGAAACTTCAGATTCCACGTAAAGTACAGATTTTTGTTGGCGAGCACCGCGAGGAGTTATCCCACTAAGAGCTATACTTACTAACAGGCACATTGGTTCCAATGGTGCTTGTCCTATCTGTCAtcaaggggccgaggatatccgTCACTTAATGTTTTTATGCTCGAATGCATGACACTTGGGGACGAAGCTGGGTATCACAAATATCATCGACCAAGCGATCCAGGTTGATAGATCGGGGTTTGCGATCTTGGAATTTATCTTATCATTGCCGGACCAGCAGCTTGAGATGCACCCAATAATTAACTTCAAACAAGTAATAGCCGTTGGGGGCTGGTACCTTTGGTGGATCCGTAGAAAAGTGACGCACAATGAATCAATTCCTCCCCCTTGGAGGTGGCACTCTCTGTGTTATCAATCTCAAGCAACCATCAGAGGGCTACATCGCTGGTGAGAATTTCCCTTGAAGCAAAGTGGTGTAAGCCGGACCCTCGGTTCATTAAGTTAAATGTTGATGCGGCGTACTACTCGGACGAAGGGGTAGGTGCTACGGCGGCTATCCTGCGTGATGACAAAGGTAATTTCTTGGGAGCCCAATGCAAGTTTATACCTGTTGGGGTGGATGCAATAACAACAGAAGCATTGGCCATGCGAGACGGGCTGATTTTTGCTAACTCCTTTGGGTGAAACCGGGTAGAAGCTGAATCAGATTCTTTGCAAGTAATCAATTATTGTGATGGACAAACCATATGGTGGGACTCGGCGGCGGCAATATTCGCAGAATGTTTGGACACTAGTACTTCAATAGGGAAGGTCGTTTATAAGCATTGTTATAGATCTTGTAATCAAGTGGCTCATATGATAGCTCATTTTAGTTACTGTAAGCTCGTAGACGATGTAAACGTTATTTAAGTTTTAATAAAGCTAGCCATGATGGCCTTCCCTCAAAAAAAACAATATAGACTTACTACTAGTAAACTCCTTGTCAGGACAACATGTAGTATTATTATCAATTAGTCTATCCGAATGGAAGCACATCGAAAAACTTTGAGGACAATACTTGGTAGAAAAATTACACCCGATCCATACGTGCTGCCTACCTAATTATCCATCTACGTAGACTGAAGAGCAAAACAGGCACGTAATCGTAGAGAGGAAGCAGGGACAACGAGTGCAGTTAACCAAACGTGTGAACCGGCCAGTTGGCTACACGCCGCCGCAGCGGTAGACGATCCGGCACGTCCGCCCCACCCGGACGACGTACTTGTGCTGTGGTTTCACGAGGAACGGCGGCAGCCGCAGGAGCGCCTCGCACACACAGTCCTTCTGCACCTCCTGCAGCCACCGGCAGCAGTCGCGGTACGCCCGAAGCTCCTCGTCGTGGTGGTGCTCGTGGTCGTCGTCATTGTGCTCgtggtcgtcgtcgtcgtcgtcgtcatcgtcatcatGTTCGTCGTCATGGTCGTCGTCGTGGTCGGAGTCCTCCTCATGGTCATCATCATGGTCGGGGTCCTCCTCGTGGTCGTCGTCATGGTCCGGGTCCTCATCACCGTCGCGCACACGCCCACGCCGGCCGCGTCCAGTACCACGAAgacgcccgcgcccgcgcccgcgcccgcggcGGGTGTGGTTGCCGCCATGGTGACCGGTGCCGTTTCTTGCAACGTGAACTTCGCTGCTGTCGTTGTTTGCCGCCATCAGGCCAAGGGACGAGATGTTGATGACCGCCGCGTGGCCATGGCGTCCACGGAGGCGGCGGTCACCGTCGCCGCCATGGtgctcgtcgtcgtcgtcgtcgtcgtcatcgtcgtcgtcgtcatcatcatcgtcgtcgtgGTGGTGGTGATGGTCGTCCTCCGGGGGGCTGGGCGGCAGGATGGAGCAAGCCTGACTGGCGATGGCGAACTGGCTGATGCAGAAGGCCTTGGCCTTGCCCTGCTGCGCGGCGACAGTGGCGAGGAGGGAAGGGATGAAGAGGAGTATGGCGGCCAGCGCCGCGACGTGGGCCGCCGATGCCGCCATCTACTGAGTCGTGGCTGCTATGTGGAGTGCATGCCGGCCACTTCTTATAAAGATGTGTAGCCAAGTCAGTAATGTGCATTACAGAGGTTATTAAGTAGTTGGGGTCGAGGCCGGGTAGGGAGTGACCAGATCGATGGAGATGCACACAGCATGGTGCATGGTTGTAATTAGTTAGGTGCTTCATAACGATGGCGTGCATCCAGGATTGTTCAGCCATGTCCACCTTGtttacatgcatgcatgcaggcgtgcaTTGTTGGTGAGAGGCCAATGACAATTTGGTTGTACAAAACTTTCTAAATTATTATCTTCCTCAATCTTTACACAAGTCCGCGTAATTTAGAATGCTTAGTTTGCACTTCTTAAGCTGTGTTACACTGTGTTTCTTCTTTTACCCGCTGCTTAAACGACAGAATGATAAGTACATACTACTATACAAAATAAATTGTCAAATCTCATCAGAAATACAATTGTCAAATCAGTCACCGGTCAATCTACTAAAATATTTATGCCATCATTGCAACGCACGACAAAAAAAAAATTGAGGAAAA
This genomic window from Aegilops tauschii subsp. strangulata cultivar AL8/78 chromosome 4, Aet v6.0, whole genome shotgun sequence contains:
- the LOC109739542 gene encoding uncharacterized protein, with the protein product MAASAAHVAALAAILLFIPSLLATVAAQQGKAKAFCISQFAIASQACSILPPSPPEDDHHHHHDDDDDDDDDDDDDDDDDEHHGGDGDRRLRGRHGHAAVINISSLGLMAANNDSSEVHVARNGTGHHGGNHTRRGRGRGRGRLRGTGRGRRGRVRDGDEDPDHDDDHEEDPDHDDDHEEDSDHDDDHDDEHDDDDDDDDDDHEHNDDDHEHHHDEELRAYRDCCRWLQEVQKDCVCEALLRLPPFLVKPQHKYVVRVGRTCRIVYRCGGV